A region of Panicum virgatum strain AP13 chromosome 8N, P.virgatum_v5, whole genome shotgun sequence DNA encodes the following proteins:
- the LOC120686073 gene encoding ER lumen protein-retaining receptor-like, with amino-acid sequence MNVFRLAGDMTHLLSVVVLLLKIHTIKSCAGVSLKTQELYALVFAARYLDLFVHFVSLYNTVMKLVFLASSFSIVWYMRKHKIVRRTYDKDHDTFRHYFLVLPCLLLALIINEKFTFREVMWAFSIYLEAVAIFPQLVLLQRTRNIDNLTGQYVFFLGAYRVLYILNWIYRYFTEPHFVHWISWVAGIVQTLLYADFFYYYIMSWKNNVKLELPA; translated from the exons ATGAACGTGTTCCGGCTCGCGGGGGACATGACCCACCTCCTCAGCGTGGTGGTGCTGCTCCTCAAGATCCACACCATCAAGTCCTGCGCAG GCGTATCTCTGAAGACGCAGGAGCTGTACGCACTTGTTTTTGCAGCTCGGTACCTGGACTTGTTTGTTCATTTTGTGTCTCTGTACAACACAGTCATGAAGCTGGTCTTCTTGGCAAGCTCTTTCTCAATAGTTTGGTACATGAGGAAGCATAAGATTGTGCGAAGAACCTACGACAAGGATCATGACACCTTTCGCCATTACTTTTTAGTGTTGCCTTGTCTTCTTCTAGCTCTAATCATCAATGAGAAGTTTACTTTCAGAGAG GTGATGTGGGCATTCTCCATTTATTTGGAAGCTGTTGCCATATTTCCACAACTTGTACTGCTACAACGGACAAGGAATATTGATAACTTGACTGGCCAATATGTCTTCTTCTTGGG TGCATACCGCGTGCTTTACATCCTTAACTGGATATACCGCTACTTCACTGAGCCCCATTTTGTTCACTGGATAA GCTGGGTTGCAGGAATTGTGCAAACTCTGTTGTATGCTGACTTCTTCTACTATTATATAATGAG TTGGAAGAACAATGTGAAGCTAGAGCTTCCAGCTTAA